In bacterium, a genomic segment contains:
- a CDS encoding DUF3788 family protein, with amino-acid sequence MEPRLLSDPEQYPSEKIIFSHIGKSKPLWVSLFDHLQTEHPDITPEWRYYNDGKSWLMKATTKKKTIFWLSIVEGSFRTTFYFNARLEPEVMASGIADEFKAQYQQGLKSGKLTGLTLLFRDEQDVHNAKALIALKKRLN; translated from the coding sequence ATGGAACCAAGGCTTCTATCCGATCCGGAGCAGTATCCCTCCGAGAAGATCATCTTTTCCCACATCGGCAAGAGCAAACCGCTGTGGGTCTCCCTCTTTGATCACCTCCAAACGGAGCATCCCGACATCACACCGGAATGGCGCTATTATAACGACGGCAAGAGCTGGCTGATGAAGGCGACCACGAAGAAAAAGACGATCTTTTGGCTGTCGATCGTCGAGGGGAGTTTTCGCACCACGTTTTATTTCAACGCCAGGCTGGAGCCGGAGGTAATGGCGTCCGGGATTGCCGACGAGTTCAAAGCGCAGTACCAGCAGGGGCTGAAATCCGGCAAGCTGACCGGATTGACTCTCCTTTTCCGGGATGAGCAGGACGTGCACAACGCCAAAGCGTTGATTGCGCTTAAAAAGCGGTTGAATTAG
- a CDS encoding GNAT family N-acetyltransferase yields the protein MITTEEVTAAHWPQIEALFGERGACGGCWCQAWRLERGENWEEIKGGAAKERLRRGIAAGTVLGILAFAEGIPAGWCTFGPRRSFPLLDRTRSYQCEDAEAVWSIPCFYVPRPYRNRGIAHALLAAALEAMKKRGARIVEGYPAKPNRDGTYISAFAWTGTDSLFEKAGFILASDPARSKRRVRKTL from the coding sequence ATGATCACCACAGAAGAGGTCACTGCAGCACACTGGCCGCAGATTGAGGCGTTGTTCGGCGAACGCGGCGCCTGCGGGGGCTGCTGGTGCCAGGCCTGGCGCCTCGAAAGGGGCGAAAATTGGGAGGAGATCAAGGGAGGTGCGGCCAAAGAACGGCTCCGCCGCGGCATTGCAGCGGGCACCGTCCTTGGCATCCTCGCCTTTGCGGAGGGCATTCCCGCCGGCTGGTGCACTTTTGGGCCGCGGCGTTCCTTCCCCCTTCTGGACCGCACCCGGTCCTACCAATGCGAGGATGCGGAGGCGGTCTGGTCGATCCCCTGTTTCTATGTGCCGCGGCCATACCGCAACCGCGGCATCGCCCACGCCCTGCTCGCGGCAGCCCTGGAGGCGATGAAAAAACGCGGCGCCCGCATCGTTGAGGGCTATCCCGCCAAACCCAACCGCGACGGCACCTATATCTCCGCCTTTGCCTGGACGGGCACCGATTCCCTCTTCGAAAAGGCGGGCTTTATCCTGGCCAGCGATCCGGCCCGGAGCAAGCGCCGGGTTCGCAAGACGCTGTAA
- a CDS encoding ChbG/HpnK family deacetylase, with protein sequence MKIASSLLILLLAAAALHGQSAVESRVELMIRCDDIGMCHTVNTAVQQFIARKIPFSASVMFVCPWYQEGVDILKAHPEIAVGVHLTLNAEWKNYRWGPVLGSAAVPSLVDSCGFFFPSRDRLMAHQPKLEEVERELRAQIERGLHSGLRIDYVDYHMGAAVSTPEWRAIVEKLAREYKLGISRYFGEVDAPSIYSVRPESKSDSLTAILKRLEPGGRYLGVFHIGLETAEMGALIDLNTFGLKEMSRYRQGELRALCAPRTAKVLREKKIRLRTYRDVIEEVGVEHMQPPPGSGY encoded by the coding sequence ATGAAAATCGCCTCGTCACTTCTGATTCTCCTGCTGGCCGCAGCGGCTTTGCATGGCCAGTCGGCAGTTGAATCCCGGGTCGAGCTGATGATCCGCTGTGACGACATCGGCATGTGCCACACCGTCAACACCGCGGTGCAGCAGTTCATCGCCCGTAAAATTCCCTTCTCTGCTTCGGTCATGTTCGTCTGCCCCTGGTATCAGGAGGGCGTCGACATCCTCAAGGCCCATCCGGAGATCGCCGTCGGCGTCCACCTCACCCTCAATGCCGAATGGAAGAACTACCGCTGGGGACCGGTGCTCGGCAGCGCTGCGGTGCCGAGCCTCGTCGACAGCTGTGGTTTTTTCTTCCCCTCGCGCGACCGGCTGATGGCGCATCAGCCCAAACTCGAGGAGGTGGAGCGCGAGCTGCGCGCCCAGATCGAGCGCGGCCTCCACTCCGGGCTGCGCATCGATTACGTCGACTATCATATGGGGGCAGCGGTCTCGACGCCCGAATGGCGTGCCATCGTCGAAAAACTCGCCAGGGAATACAAGCTGGGCATCTCGCGCTATTTCGGCGAGGTGGATGCCCCGAGCATCTACAGCGTCCGGCCGGAGAGCAAGAGCGACAGTCTGACGGCGATCCTCAAACGGCTCGAGCCGGGCGGCCGTTATCTGGGGGTCTTTCATATCGGTCTGGAGACCGCCGAGATGGGCGCCCTCATCGACCTGAATACATTCGGTCTGAAGGAGATGAGCCGCTATCGCCAGGGTGAGCTGCGCGCCCTCTGCGCACCCAGGACGGCCAAGGTACTGCGTGAGAAAAAGATCCGCCTGCGCACCTATCGCGATGTGATCGAGGAGGTGGGGGTGGAGCACATGCAGCCGCCGCCGGGGAGCGGCTACTGA
- a CDS encoding T9SS type A sorting domain-containing protein has product MAEPLQIPDPPVLSSPANGASGINITSMVSWNASPRAATYALQISTNLSFSNLVVNQSGISGASYSINLSYNTTYYWRVNATNSAGVSTWSTPFSFSTVNAEVSPWYRPNTGISHSVIIPLDANPTIDGLSLGNGDIIGVFYDSSGTAACAGFDVWTGQGNIAISAAGNDATTPVKDGFSEGEKFQWKIWRKSDSRTFDANAQYLSVGALGGMVYSLDTFTANGLSALSGLMGNSMSIQQIPYRSGWNLLSAYVEPRSANLDSIFAPCRIDLVLLKNGMQKSYIPSQSINQIGNWIPTQGYQAKFNKAGTFTIKGRMLKPEDTPISLASGWSILPYLRSGEMPVASAFASIKDVIIIVKDQDGKTYLPSVNINQINTLKPGQAYQIKLSQARTFSYPANSATATRAEKVLSQPENGTAGIMANFICPWRNTITGSSHTIIIPLSVYQTVASTVKLEPGDAVGVFYDSTGVQTCAGYEYWDGINNIAVAAAADDPTTPAKDGFLAGDSLRWKIWKQSTGEVLNIKPIYDPLGSLNGLVTSSAIFEINGLSAMQSFGLTNVTNKISSLPETCTLMQNYPNPFNPETTIAYALPFNSQVRLEIYNSNGQLIESLVNKAQQAGSYQVRWNSSTVSGIYFYKLSAIPENSSFQSFTSVKKMILIK; this is encoded by the coding sequence ATGGCCGAGCCCTTGCAAATTCCCGATCCCCCTGTCTTGAGCTCGCCTGCCAACGGGGCCAGCGGCATTAATATCACGTCAATGGTGAGTTGGAATGCATCACCTCGGGCTGCAACGTACGCCTTGCAGATCTCCACAAACCTCAGCTTCTCGAATCTGGTTGTCAATCAGAGCGGCATCTCCGGCGCCTCTTATTCTATCAATCTCTCTTACAACACCACCTACTACTGGCGCGTCAACGCCACCAACAGTGCCGGGGTGAGCACGTGGTCAACACCATTCAGCTTTTCAACCGTTAATGCTGAGGTCAGCCCCTGGTATCGTCCCAATACAGGCATAAGCCATTCGGTTATCATTCCTCTGGATGCAAACCCCACCATTGATGGCCTGTCATTGGGCAATGGCGATATTATCGGGGTGTTCTATGATTCAAGCGGGACAGCTGCGTGCGCAGGATTTGATGTGTGGACAGGTCAGGGCAATATTGCAATCTCAGCGGCTGGCAATGATGCCACAACACCAGTGAAAGATGGCTTCTCTGAAGGTGAGAAATTTCAGTGGAAAATCTGGCGCAAGTCGGATTCCCGGACCTTTGATGCCAATGCACAATATCTATCTGTCGGAGCATTGGGAGGAATGGTATACTCACTGGATACATTTACTGCCAACGGATTGTCTGCCTTATCAGGATTGATGGGTAATTCAATGAGTATCCAGCAAATCCCGTACCGGAGTGGCTGGAATCTCCTCTCTGCATATGTGGAGCCCAGGTCAGCCAATCTTGATTCCATCTTTGCACCATGCAGGATAGATCTCGTTCTACTGAAAAATGGAATGCAAAAATCATATATTCCTTCTCAGAGCATCAATCAGATCGGCAATTGGATCCCAACGCAGGGGTATCAAGCCAAATTTAACAAAGCTGGCACATTCACTATAAAGGGGCGGATGTTAAAACCCGAAGACACGCCCATTTCGCTTGCATCAGGATGGAGCATCCTGCCTTATCTTCGTTCCGGTGAGATGCCTGTAGCCTCTGCATTTGCGTCAATCAAGGATGTCATCATCATCGTCAAGGACCAGGATGGCAAAACATACTTGCCTTCGGTAAATATCAATCAGATCAATACGCTAAAGCCGGGGCAAGCATATCAAATCAAGCTGTCTCAGGCAAGGACTTTTTCCTATCCGGCTAATAGTGCTACTGCAACACGTGCAGAAAAAGTGCTATCTCAGCCGGAAAATGGTACAGCAGGTATTATGGCCAATTTTATCTGCCCATGGCGCAACACAATAACCGGTTCATCGCACACCATCATCATCCCGTTGTCGGTGTATCAGACCGTGGCTTCTACTGTGAAGCTTGAGCCGGGAGATGCGGTTGGAGTATTTTATGATTCCACCGGAGTGCAGACCTGCGCCGGCTATGAATATTGGGACGGGATCAACAATATTGCCGTTGCAGCGGCTGCCGATGATCCAACCACCCCTGCAAAGGACGGTTTTCTTGCTGGTGATTCCTTGAGATGGAAGATTTGGAAACAATCCACTGGAGAAGTACTAAATATCAAGCCAATCTACGACCCACTTGGATCGCTGAATGGTCTGGTCACTTCAAGCGCTATATTTGAGATTAATGGACTCAGCGCCATGCAATCCTTCGGCTTGACAAATGTGACCAACAAAATTTCCTCACTCCCGGAAACATGCACACTCATGCAGAATTATCCCAATCCCTTTAATCCCGAAACGACCATTGCGTATGCGCTCCCTTTCAACAGTCAGGTCAGACTGGAGATCTATAACTCGAATGGGCAACTGATTGAGAGCCTCGTAAATAAAGCTCAACAGGCTGGCTCATATCAGGTAAGATGGAATTCCAGCACTGTCAGCGGGATCTACTTTTACAAATTGAGTGCGATTCCCGAGAACAGTTCATTCCAGAGCTTTACCTCAGTCAAAAAAATGATTTTGATCAAATGA
- a CDS encoding type II toxin-antitoxin system VapC family toxin: protein MVGIDTNVLVRFIVQDDPDQSARAGQSLTTALSPDSPGYVNAIVLCKLVWVLKRAYKYPKPLILAVIEQLLNTRELALEHPDAARSALQSWQKGEADFSDYYLAAINRLAGCSTTIALDLHAGDHPDFTLI from the coding sequence ATGGTTGGCATCGACACCAACGTTCTCGTGCGCTTTATCGTCCAGGATGATCCCGACCAGTCTGCGCGCGCCGGACAGTCCCTTACCACGGCGCTGAGCCCGGATTCTCCGGGATATGTCAATGCGATTGTGCTCTGTAAGCTGGTATGGGTGCTGAAGCGGGCCTATAAATACCCGAAGCCGCTCATTCTGGCCGTTATTGAACAACTCCTGAATACCCGGGAGTTGGCCTTGGAACATCCCGATGCTGCGCGCAGCGCACTGCAGTCCTGGCAAAAGGGTGAGGCTGATTTTTCCGACTATTATCTGGCGGCCATCAACCGTCTGGCCGGCTGTTCAACGACCATTGCGCTGGACCTCCATGCTGGTGATCACCCGGACTTTACCCTGATCTAA
- a CDS encoding AbrB/MazE/SpoVT family DNA-binding domain-containing protein, with translation MVTTITSKGQVTISKPVREKLNLQPGDLVDFVIEDDGGIRLMPVADSILKLKAMVPPPDAPLSLEEMQAAIEGE, from the coding sequence ATGGTGACGACAATAACCTCGAAAGGCCAGGTCACTATATCGAAACCGGTGCGGGAAAAACTCAATCTGCAGCCGGGCGATTTGGTAGACTTTGTCATTGAGGACGATGGCGGCATCCGGCTCATGCCGGTGGCGGATTCAATCCTGAAGCTCAAAGCCATGGTACCCCCGCCTGACGCGCCGCTGAGCCTCGAAGAAATGCAAGCGGCCATTGAAGGGGAATAA
- a CDS encoding phosphatidate cytidylyltransferase: MSRFEIIGMILSYLYAFGLLGITESLGRALNWPQNVSRKIIHIGAGMWVWGILYFFDELRWGIIPFATFILLNYLFYRRQTFAQMDTESSTPGTVYFAISITLIFLAFWRPAGLMDPVPVGIAGIMAMTWGDAFASLVGEPWGKKKYQAFGHTRSWLGSATMAVVSLVVIWLTLTWLPDSRLSPFSPAIGLTDRLLMTILGATVATVAEALSPAGTDNLSVPLTTSFFLWLIWP; the protein is encoded by the coding sequence ATGTCCAGGTTTGAAATCATCGGCATGATTCTCTCGTATCTCTATGCCTTCGGCCTGCTCGGCATCACCGAATCGCTCGGCCGTGCCCTGAACTGGCCGCAGAATGTCTCCCGCAAGATCATCCATATCGGCGCCGGAATGTGGGTTTGGGGAATCCTCTATTTCTTCGATGAACTGCGCTGGGGGATCATCCCCTTCGCAACCTTTATCCTGCTCAATTACCTGTTTTACCGCCGTCAGACCTTTGCGCAAATGGACACCGAGAGCTCCACACCCGGCACGGTCTACTTCGCCATCTCCATCACCTTGATATTCCTGGCTTTTTGGCGCCCCGCCGGCCTGATGGATCCGGTCCCGGTCGGCATTGCCGGCATCATGGCCATGACCTGGGGCGATGCCTTTGCCAGCCTGGTCGGAGAGCCCTGGGGCAAAAAAAAGTACCAGGCCTTTGGCCACACCCGTTCCTGGCTCGGCAGCGCAACGATGGCCGTGGTCAGCCTGGTGGTGATCTGGCTGACCCTGACCTGGCTCCCCGACTCCCGGCTCTCCCCGTTCAGTCCGGCCATCGGTCTCACCGACCGGCTGCTCATGACCATTTTGGGCGCGACCGTCGCCACGGTGGCGGAGGCCCTCTCCCCTGCAGGCACGGACAATCTCTCTGTGCCCCTCACCACCAGCTTTTTTCTCTGGTTGATCTGGCCGTAA
- a CDS encoding PrsW family glutamic-type intramembrane protease — protein MLLIASSFIPALFIAVFFYAMDKHKEPLYYVVRAFAAGMFSILLVVLLYMILPRIELIHGPDRNALIDSFYNAAFKEELAKFALLMLCTYRARHFDEWYDGILYGVLVGLGFAFIENIKYFYRFYDDNGWYVIVGRTIFSMPLHALLGGTMGYFVGKSRFTQGPDRLQWLCLAFIIPVLVHGLFNFSLTVLVIDLKWLILPIVFFLWIRVLTFRKVTQSGASPG, from the coding sequence ATGCTCCTGATCGCCAGCTCCTTCATCCCGGCCCTCTTCATCGCCGTCTTTTTCTATGCCATGGACAAGCACAAGGAGCCGCTCTATTACGTGGTGCGCGCATTCGCCGCGGGCATGTTCTCCATCCTGCTGGTGGTTCTGCTCTATATGATTCTTCCCCGGATCGAACTGATCCACGGGCCGGACCGCAACGCCCTCATCGATTCTTTTTACAATGCCGCCTTCAAGGAGGAACTGGCCAAGTTCGCCTTGCTGATGCTCTGCACCTACCGTGCACGCCATTTCGATGAATGGTACGACGGCATCCTCTACGGTGTGCTCGTCGGCCTGGGCTTCGCCTTCATCGAGAACATCAAATACTTTTACCGGTTCTATGATGATAACGGCTGGTACGTGATCGTCGGCCGGACGATCTTTTCGATGCCCCTGCATGCTTTGTTAGGCGGCACCATGGGCTATTTCGTCGGTAAATCCCGATTCACCCAGGGACCGGACCGGCTGCAGTGGCTGTGCCTCGCTTTTATCATCCCGGTGCTGGTGCATGGCCTTTTCAATTTCTCGCTGACGGTGCTGGTGATCGATCTCAAATGGCTCATTCTTCCGATCGTTTTTTTCCTCTGGATCCGCGTACTCACGTTTAGAAAAGTAACCCAGTCCGGCGCTTCCCCCGGCTGA
- a CDS encoding prohibitin family protein, translated as MAGFVIMLLFMAFIALMILRRNPATAGAANAAVGKAKRLGVPAVVLLIALLLVSQSVVVIQAGTAGVVKRFGAVEGEMGPGLHFILPLIDHVVVFPTIKKTYEASDIPEQSQADYPDIIISALTSDGQQIKVGITARFMIQPGKAAWILQNLGTERDYVEKVVKTEIRGSGRRVPTRFAAYDLYTKKSYEAQQALFDEIAPKFQANGLILDELVLRNITFTDEYARTLEEKQIALENISTERNKMEQEKMRKEQKIIAAEGDARSIEIRQAALTKNPTIIQWEFVQKLAPNIQWGILPQGAVPMLNMQGFGAKP; from the coding sequence ATGGCCGGCTTCGTGATCATGCTCCTTTTCATGGCCTTTATCGCACTGATGATCCTGCGCAGGAATCCTGCAACGGCGGGCGCGGCCAACGCCGCCGTCGGCAAGGCCAAACGATTGGGCGTCCCGGCTGTCGTGCTGCTCATCGCTCTGCTGCTGGTCTCGCAGTCGGTGGTGGTGATCCAGGCGGGCACTGCGGGAGTGGTCAAGCGCTTCGGCGCCGTCGAGGGGGAGATGGGGCCCGGGCTCCATTTCATCCTCCCTCTGATCGATCATGTCGTGGTCTTTCCGACGATCAAAAAGACCTATGAGGCTTCGGATATTCCGGAACAGAGCCAGGCCGATTATCCCGACATCATCATCTCGGCCCTGACCTCCGACGGTCAGCAGATCAAGGTGGGGATTACCGCCCGGTTCATGATTCAGCCGGGCAAGGCCGCCTGGATTCTGCAGAATCTCGGCACCGAGCGCGACTATGTCGAAAAGGTCGTCAAGACGGAAATCCGCGGCTCGGGCCGGCGCGTGCCCACCCGCTTCGCCGCCTATGACCTCTACACCAAAAAAAGCTACGAAGCCCAGCAAGCCCTTTTCGACGAGATCGCTCCCAAGTTCCAGGCCAATGGCCTCATCCTCGACGAACTGGTGCTGCGCAACATTACCTTCACCGATGAGTACGCCCGCACCCTCGAGGAGAAGCAGATCGCCCTGGAGAATATCTCCACCGAGCGCAACAAGATGGAGCAGGAAAAGATGCGCAAGGAGCAAAAGATCATCGCCGCCGAGGGGGATGCCCGCAGCATCGAGATCCGCCAGGCCGCGCTGACCAAGAATCCGACCATCATCCAGTGGGAGTTCGTCCAGAAACTGGCGCCGAACATTCAGTGGGGCATCCTCCCGCAGGGCGCGGTGCCGATGCTCAACATGCAGGGCTTTGGCGCCAAACCGTAA
- a CDS encoding M24 family metallopeptidase, which yields MVNEKIEQAFGIMQEQGVDLWLTFVHETGTAPDPVLDLLAGVHVVWPSAFILTASGKALAIVGSLDVHGVQDAAPRYEVIGYRDSIAEPLLKVLDELQPGRIAINYSTNDIMADGLSHGLYLILTDYIKGTPWAKRLISSEGLVAALRGRKSPSELSRIKSAIRETLDIYERVTAHVRVGMSEQEVAAFITDRMEGRGLTPAWEADHCPSVFTGPDTAGAHAGPTARRIAPGHIMNTDFGVRYEGYVSDLQRTWYFLRPGEHQAPPEVQKGFDTIYGAIQAAAAALKPGVEGWTVDQAARQYIVNAGYEEFPHALGHQVGRSAHDGAGLLCPVWDRYKKLPFLKVEAGQVYTLEPRLTVPGHGVVTIEEMVVVSGSGCEFLSTPQTALWVV from the coding sequence ATGGTCAATGAAAAGATCGAACAGGCGTTCGGCATTATGCAGGAGCAGGGGGTGGATCTCTGGCTCACCTTCGTCCACGAGACCGGCACCGCTCCCGATCCAGTGCTCGACCTCCTCGCCGGGGTTCATGTCGTCTGGCCCTCCGCCTTCATCCTCACCGCCTCCGGCAAGGCCCTGGCCATCGTCGGCAGCCTCGACGTGCACGGGGTACAGGATGCTGCCCCGCGCTATGAGGTCATCGGATACCGCGATTCGATTGCCGAGCCGCTCCTGAAGGTGCTCGACGAATTGCAGCCCGGCCGCATCGCCATCAACTACTCCACCAACGACATCATGGCCGACGGACTGTCGCATGGCCTCTATCTGATCCTGACCGATTATATCAAGGGGACGCCCTGGGCGAAGCGGCTGATTTCGAGCGAGGGGCTGGTGGCCGCGCTGCGCGGACGGAAATCTCCCTCCGAACTCAGCCGCATCAAGTCGGCGATCCGCGAGACCCTCGACATCTATGAGCGGGTGACCGCCCATGTGCGGGTGGGCATGAGCGAGCAGGAGGTGGCTGCTTTCATCACCGACAGGATGGAGGGAAGGGGGCTCACACCCGCCTGGGAGGCCGACCATTGCCCCTCGGTCTTCACCGGTCCCGATACCGCCGGGGCCCACGCCGGTCCGACGGCGCGCCGGATCGCGCCCGGCCACATTATGAACACCGATTTCGGCGTGCGTTATGAGGGGTATGTCTCCGACCTGCAGCGCACCTGGTATTTCCTGCGGCCGGGCGAGCATCAGGCGCCGCCGGAGGTACAGAAGGGTTTCGACACCATCTATGGCGCCATTCAGGCCGCGGCCGCGGCGCTCAAGCCGGGTGTGGAAGGATGGACGGTCGACCAGGCGGCGCGGCAATATATTGTCAACGCCGGTTATGAGGAGTTTCCGCACGCCCTCGGCCATCAGGTCGGCCGCAGCGCCCACGACGGCGCCGGACTGCTCTGTCCCGTTTGGGACCGTTACAAGAAGCTTCCCTTTCTCAAGGTGGAGGCTGGACAGGTTTACACCCTCGAGCCACGGCTGACGGTGCCGGGCCATGGTGTGGTGACCATCGAGGAGATGGTAGTAGTGTCGGGGAGCGGCTGCGAATTTCTCTCCACGCCGCAGACCGCACTCTGGGTGGTTTAG
- a CDS encoding FlgD immunoglobulin-like domain containing protein translates to MKHPICLIILMAAPLLLQAGPYTLKRDGFVSAGGRVASTRYAAVTAAGRPTFSGMESPGFSVGPVTAVALPPGPVPASFALAQNYPNPFNQSTTLSWQLPVAAEVRITLYSLRGEEVALLYAGRQPAGLYRLSWTGNDAAGHPLPSGLYFVHFTAGGRRQVVKVTLVR, encoded by the coding sequence ATGAAACACCCGATCTGCCTGATCATTCTGATGGCCGCGCCGCTGCTGCTGCAGGCCGGTCCCTATACCCTGAAACGCGACGGCTTTGTCAGTGCCGGCGGACGGGTGGCCTCTACCCGCTATGCTGCAGTCACCGCCGCGGGGCGGCCGACCTTCAGCGGCATGGAGAGTCCGGGATTCAGCGTGGGCCCCGTGACCGCTGTCGCGCTTCCGCCGGGTCCGGTGCCCGCCTCCTTTGCGCTGGCCCAGAACTATCCCAATCCATTCAACCAGTCGACCACCCTGAGCTGGCAGCTGCCGGTGGCTGCTGAGGTCCGCATTACGCTCTACTCCTTGCGGGGAGAGGAGGTGGCGCTGCTCTACGCCGGCCGCCAACCCGCCGGTCTCTACCGTCTGAGTTGGACCGGGAACGACGCGGCGGGGCATCCGCTGCCGAGCGGTCTCTACTTCGTCCATTTTACAGCCGGCGGCCGCCGCCAGGTCGTCAAGGTGACCCTGGTCCGATGA
- a CDS encoding MBL fold metallo-hydrolase, with translation MLVETLITGPLEENCHIAIEPDSREAAIIDPGENATEILAAVESRGVIVRHILLTHAHFDHIGAVAAVQTATGAKVLLHRAEAPNLERAALQSAFFGFPPPEPFAVDTWLEGGEVMAIGTQRLQVLFTPGHSPGGCCFYSASQLFSGDVLFRQSIGRSDLPGGDAAQLLHSIHTLLFLLPDETVVHPGHGESTTLALEKQSNPFIRQ, from the coding sequence ATGCTGGTCGAAACCCTTATTACCGGGCCCCTCGAGGAAAATTGCCACATCGCCATCGAACCGGATAGCCGGGAGGCTGCTATCATCGATCCCGGAGAGAATGCCACAGAGATTCTTGCAGCGGTCGAGTCAAGGGGGGTGATCGTCCGGCATATCCTGCTGACTCATGCCCATTTCGACCATATTGGCGCGGTTGCGGCGGTGCAGACGGCCACGGGGGCGAAGGTCTTGCTGCACCGGGCGGAAGCGCCCAACCTCGAGCGGGCCGCGCTCCAGTCCGCTTTCTTCGGCTTTCCGCCGCCGGAGCCCTTCGCCGTCGACACCTGGCTGGAGGGGGGGGAGGTCATGGCCATCGGCACGCAGCGGCTGCAGGTGCTCTTCACACCGGGGCATTCGCCCGGCGGCTGCTGTTTTTACAGCGCCAGCCAGCTCTTCTCAGGGGATGTGCTCTTCCGCCAATCCATCGGCCGCAGCGATCTGCCCGGCGGTGACGCCGCGCAGCTGCTGCATTCCATCCACACCCTCCTTTTCCTCCTTCCGGATGAGACGGTGGTCCACCCGGGGCATGGGGAGTCGACTACCCTTGCCCTAGAGAAACAATCCAATCCCTTTATACGCCAGTAA
- a CDS encoding 4Fe-4S binding protein: MAEPIGLEHAVVVVREDECKGCGLCIEACPEGVLFEEKHLNHLGYHPTAYKGEGCTGCSICFYQCPEPGAITIYKKGYVGEEVR; encoded by the coding sequence ATGGCGGAACCCATCGGACTCGAACACGCGGTCGTCGTGGTTCGTGAAGATGAGTGCAAGGGCTGCGGCCTCTGCATCGAAGCCTGTCCCGAGGGAGTCTTGTTTGAAGAAAAACACCTGAATCACCTGGGTTACCATCCCACCGCATACAAGGGTGAGGGATGCACCGGCTGCAGCATCTGTTTCTATCAATGCCCCGAGCCGGGCGCCATCACCATCTACAAGAAGGGGTATGTCGGCGAGGAGGTGCGGTGA
- a CDS encoding 3-methyl-2-oxobutanoate dehydrogenase subunit VorB has translation MAKQLIKGNEAVVKGAILAGCRFYFGYPITPASEVAEAAAYYMPKVGGTFIQAESEVAAINMVYGAASANVRVMTASSSPGISLKMEGLSYCAGAELPFVLVDVMRAGPGLGNIAPEQGDYNQIIKGGGHGNYKVIALAPNSAQEMCDLTILAFDLADRYRIPAVLLADGFIGQMEEPVEFPEARTALPEKPWALHGEAADENRLITSINLEPELLEQHNIHLQNKYAEIARNETRYEDYHTEDAELIIIAYGVVSRIVQTAVDDLRAAGKKVGMMRPVSLWPFPSVHIADLGDRTKQFLVVELSNGQMVDDVRLALNGKRPVHLHNRMGGMVPSPEEVQARVLNLLEA, from the coding sequence ATGGCCAAACAACTGATCAAGGGGAACGAAGCGGTGGTCAAAGGGGCCATTCTGGCCGGCTGCCGCTTTTATTTTGGCTATCCCATCACCCCCGCCTCCGAGGTAGCCGAGGCGGCGGCCTACTACATGCCCAAGGTGGGCGGCACCTTCATTCAGGCCGAGAGCGAAGTGGCGGCGATCAACATGGTCTACGGCGCGGCCTCGGCCAATGTCCGGGTCATGACGGCCTCTTCCTCGCCCGGCATCAGCCTGAAGATGGAGGGCCTCTCCTATTGCGCCGGGGCGGAACTGCCTTTCGTCCTGGTCGATGTCATGCGCGCCGGCCCCGGGCTTGGCAATATCGCCCCGGAGCAGGGCGATTACAACCAGATCATCAAGGGCGGTGGCCACGGCAATTACAAGGTGATCGCCCTGGCGCCCAACAGCGCCCAGGAGATGTGCGATCTCACCATACTCGCCTTCGACCTGGCCGACCGTTACCGGATTCCCGCCGTGCTTCTGGCCGACGGTTTTATCGGTCAGATGGAAGAGCCGGTCGAGTTTCCCGAAGCGCGGACCGCCTTGCCGGAGAAGCCCTGGGCTCTTCATGGCGAGGCGGCCGATGAAAATCGTCTCATCACCTCCATCAACCTCGAGCCGGAGTTGCTCGAGCAGCACAACATCCATCTCCAGAATAAGTACGCCGAAATCGCCCGCAATGAAACCCGCTACGAGGATTACCACACCGAGGACGCCGAACTCATCATCATCGCCTACGGCGTAGTCTCGCGCATCGTCCAGACCGCGGTCGACGATCTGCGGGCGGCGGGCAAAAAGGTGGGCATGATGCGTCCTGTCAGCCTTTGGCCCTTCCCGAGCGTCCACATCGCCGACCTCGGCGACCGGACGAAACAGTTCCTGGTCGTCGAGCTTTCGAACGGACAGATGGTGGATGATGTGCGCCTGGCGCTGAATGGCAAGCGGCCGGTCCACCTCCACAACCGGATGGGCGGCATGGTTCCCTCCCCCGAGGAGGTCCAGGCCCGGGTGTTGAACCTACTGGAGGCATGA